In uncultured Bacteroides sp., one genomic interval encodes:
- a CDS encoding master DNA invertase Mpi family serine-type recombinase yields MIYGYIRVSSDKQTVENQRFEINNFCEHNKLKIDGWIEETISGTKAYKKRELGKLLNKVQKDDLIICAELSRLGRNLFMIMEILNICMTNECRVWTIKDNYRLGDDIQSKVLAFAFGLSAEIERNLISQRTKEALARKKYEGVVLGRVKGSKNSKNKLTGKEDKIERWLHKGFSKAKIARRLHVDPSTIFRYLKQRNTINANN; encoded by the coding sequence ATGATTTACGGTTACATTAGAGTAAGCAGCGACAAACAGACGGTAGAAAACCAGCGATTTGAGATTAACAACTTTTGTGAACACAACAAATTAAAGATTGATGGTTGGATAGAAGAAACCATAAGTGGAACTAAAGCGTATAAAAAACGTGAATTGGGCAAATTACTCAACAAGGTGCAGAAGGATGATCTTATCATCTGTGCTGAATTGTCACGCCTTGGGCGTAATCTTTTTATGATTATGGAAATTCTCAATATCTGCATGACTAATGAGTGCAGGGTGTGGACTATTAAAGATAATTACCGACTTGGCGATGATATACAAAGTAAAGTTTTAGCTTTTGCTTTTGGATTGTCTGCTGAGATTGAGAGAAATCTTATTAGTCAGCGTACAAAAGAAGCCTTAGCTCGTAAGAAATATGAAGGAGTTGTGTTAGGTAGAGTAAAAGGCAGCAAAAATAGTAAGAACAAATTGACTGGCAAAGAGGATAAAATTGAGCGATGGCTCCACAAAGGTTTTTCCAAAGCTAAAATTGCTCGTCGGCTACATGTCGATCCATCAACAATATTCCGATACTTGAAACAACGGAATACAATTAATGCAAATAATTGA
- a CDS encoding N-6 DNA methylase — MEFKEYFQQPYQGGDSFLQEVVFPIFGEETFENRFYTSILDENPELETIARTTGIESICLIGTIQVEFNPIDIFDIKVTNHVQMARNRVAIQQLVRRIMNTYSSAFMIFHYEDTKNWDWRFTFCSKKGSNDDTTDSKRYTFLLGPNQSCRTASENFCKLLQKHGDIEVKDIEAAFDVEALSKEFFCKYKQHYLRFVDYMCNDENGIRQSFIDTSFDHTEMDAKKIKDREEKPIRDYVKKLLGRIVFLHFLQKKGWMGVPQDKPWGQGDTNFMKHLFEKCTEDQKENFLDKVLEPLFSDALDTDRSSDDFLFDTNVKLDCGSVVKIPYLNGGLFERDYLDEPETRFPVEYFADLFEFFYQYNFTIDENDPNDAQLGVDPEMLGRIFENLLEDNKDKGAFYTPKEIVQYMCRQSLIAYLQTDVDNEETKTAIESFVKTYNVELLGGTDSELSKSLDNRLKDVKICDPAIGSGAFPMGLLKELFLCRGAIEKFDDAASIKRHIIQQNIYGVDIERGAVDIARLRFWLSLIVDEETPHSLPNLDYKIMQGNSLLESFMGLDLSTLADDQIKIAKKNRGQVSFIFDEADTKKNIQIYLEQYFSESNHSSKSQIRQAIENTVKEHIKICAGYDSKVVTAVDNLTIPNDKFFLWHTYFSDVFNRPSGCNGFDIVIGNPPYGAKLSVFEKNILKKLYTTAQSIKNVQKGSLDTYTMFIELAYNMLCKNGCLAMIVPISLTSSDSSSGVHRLLLTNCDDIQVSSYAVRPQPVFENAVVNTSIITFRKTLNQCERIYSTKMYRKGRDFNLHSLVDSLEFIEVGKYLLFGRIPKVSKQIELNILDKLFSNKRLSESMQISGSPIIYRFAGGRYFKVITNYSNGSSAERTIYFKKSIANAIGCILSSNLSFWFYQIYSDNLNWKNYEISEFRLPPLSADTIKQLDVIYNEYLADIELNANIRQTSGSSSYNVNTFKEYKIGKSKAIIDRIDDIICPLYSLTQEETEFIKKYEIEFRLSDDE; from the coding sequence ATGGAATTTAAAGAATATTTTCAGCAGCCTTATCAAGGTGGAGATTCATTTTTACAGGAAGTTGTGTTTCCCATTTTCGGAGAAGAAACATTTGAAAATAGATTCTATACATCTATACTTGATGAGAATCCTGAGTTGGAAACTATTGCAAGAACAACTGGTATAGAATCAATCTGTCTTATAGGAACAATACAAGTTGAATTTAATCCAATTGATATTTTCGACATTAAGGTTACAAACCATGTCCAGATGGCTCGCAACCGGGTAGCTATTCAGCAATTGGTTCGTCGCATTATGAATACCTATTCCAGTGCGTTCATGATTTTCCACTATGAGGACACTAAGAACTGGGATTGGCGTTTTACGTTTTGCAGTAAAAAAGGTAGTAATGACGATACAACCGATTCCAAAAGATATACCTTCCTGCTCGGTCCAAATCAATCATGCCGAACGGCTTCAGAAAATTTCTGTAAATTATTACAGAAACATGGCGATATTGAAGTGAAAGACATTGAGGCTGCTTTTGATGTGGAAGCTTTGTCTAAAGAGTTCTTTTGCAAGTACAAGCAGCATTATCTACGTTTTGTTGATTACATGTGCAATGATGAAAATGGTATACGTCAGAGTTTTATAGACACATCATTTGACCATACAGAAATGGATGCTAAAAAGATAAAAGACCGGGAGGAAAAACCGATTCGTGATTATGTAAAGAAGTTGTTGGGACGAATAGTGTTTCTTCATTTCTTGCAGAAGAAAGGCTGGATGGGCGTTCCGCAAGATAAGCCATGGGGCCAGGGTGATACTAATTTTATGAAACATCTTTTTGAAAAATGTACTGAAGACCAAAAAGAAAACTTTCTTGATAAAGTATTGGAACCATTATTCTCAGATGCTCTTGATACAGACCGTAGCAGCGATGATTTTCTATTTGATACTAATGTGAAGCTAGACTGTGGCTCAGTAGTGAAGATTCCTTATCTGAATGGTGGACTTTTTGAACGAGACTATTTGGACGAACCAGAAACACGATTTCCCGTAGAGTACTTCGCTGATTTGTTCGAGTTCTTTTATCAGTACAACTTCACTATAGACGAGAATGATCCGAATGATGCACAGTTAGGTGTTGATCCAGAAATGTTAGGAAGAATTTTTGAAAATCTTTTGGAGGACAACAAGGATAAAGGAGCTTTCTATACACCAAAAGAAATTGTTCAGTATATGTGTCGCCAATCTCTTATTGCTTATCTTCAAACAGATGTAGATAATGAAGAAACAAAGACGGCTATTGAATCATTTGTCAAAACTTATAATGTTGAATTATTAGGAGGTACTGATTCAGAATTATCCAAGTCATTAGATAACAGGCTGAAAGATGTAAAAATATGCGATCCAGCCATTGGTTCTGGAGCTTTTCCTATGGGACTACTCAAAGAGCTATTCCTTTGCCGTGGAGCTATAGAAAAATTTGATGATGCTGCATCAATAAAGCGCCATATCATTCAACAGAATATTTATGGAGTAGATATAGAACGTGGTGCTGTGGATATTGCTCGTTTGCGATTCTGGTTGTCTCTAATTGTTGATGAAGAAACTCCACACTCATTGCCTAACCTTGATTATAAAATCATGCAAGGAAACTCATTGCTTGAAAGCTTTATGGGGTTAGACCTATCTACACTGGCTGATGACCAAATTAAAATTGCAAAGAAAAATAGAGGACAAGTTTCTTTTATTTTTGATGAAGCTGATACAAAGAAAAACATTCAAATATATTTAGAGCAATACTTTAGTGAAAGTAATCATTCATCAAAATCTCAGATTCGCCAGGCTATAGAGAATACAGTAAAAGAACATATCAAAATATGTGCAGGATATGATTCTAAGGTGGTTACAGCTGTAGATAACCTTACCATTCCAAATGATAAGTTCTTCCTTTGGCATACTTATTTTAGTGATGTATTCAATCGACCGTCAGGTTGCAATGGCTTTGATATTGTGATTGGTAACCCGCCGTATGGCGCTAAATTGTCAGTTTTCGAAAAGAATATATTGAAAAAGCTATACACAACAGCTCAAAGCATAAAAAATGTTCAAAAAGGGTCTCTTGATACTTACACAATGTTCATAGAGTTGGCATATAATATGCTGTGCAAGAACGGATGCTTGGCGATGATTGTACCTATTTCCTTAACATCAAGTGATTCCTCGTCTGGTGTACATCGTTTACTATTGACAAACTGTGATGATATTCAAGTTTCATCTTATGCTGTACGTCCACAACCTGTATTTGAAAATGCAGTTGTTAATACTTCAATAATTACTTTTAGGAAGACACTAAATCAATGTGAAAGAATTTATTCAACAAAGATGTATAGAAAAGGACGAGATTTTAACCTTCATTCTTTAGTGGATAGTCTTGAATTTATTGAAGTTGGCAAGTATTTATTGTTTGGAAGAATTCCTAAAGTTAGTAAGCAAATTGAACTAAATATTCTTGATAAATTATTTTCTAATAAGAGATTATCCGAATCTATGCAAATTAGTGGTTCTCCTATTATTTATAGATTTGCTGGAGGGCGCTATTTTAAAGTTATAACAAATTACAGTAATGGTTCTTCTGCCGAACGTACAATTTATTTCAAAAAATCTATCGCAAATGCTATTGGGTGTATACTAAGTAGTAACCTATCTTTTTGGTTCTATCAAATTTATTCTGATAATCTCAATTGGAAGAATTATGAAATTTCTGAATTTAGATTACCACCATTATCTGCGGATACTATTAAGCAATTAGATGTTATCTATAATGAATACTTAGCAGATATTGAGCTGAATGCTAATATACGCCAGACATCTGGTTCTTCCAGCTACAATGTGAATACATTTAAGGAATATAAAATTGGCAAATCAAAAGCAATCATTGATCGCATTGATGACATTATATGTCCACTTTATAGCCTTACACAAGAAGAAACCGAGTTTATTAAGAAATATGAGATTGAATTTCGTTTGTCAGATGATGAATAA
- a CDS encoding Fic family protein, giving the protein MDIDFESYIRGVEPDKQEKASAWKTAIGLQAVDGLKTSDYLKDTARKHIEGDISIDEVKKLINGYYQSKAVRTLEDEEMEEADKVSASIARILNEQSFAFSVSGFISIHRRLFEGIFKFAGKIRDYDITKKEWVLRSDTVLYANAEDLKEALEYDLEQEKNFSYKGLFMDEVVNHIAKFVSGIWQIHPFGEGNTRTTAVFTIKYLRSIGFDVNNYLFADNSWYFRNALVRANYRNVRKGIEPDMSFLISFFRNLMMGEQNELENRYMVIDASKEWISEQHPTSTLQVPCKFPTSSPAILSLINTLGEQQLSIKEMLAVMHLKDRVNFMDNYLSPAMNEGFVVMLYPNNPRHPRQKYLLTAEGLAIYKVKP; this is encoded by the coding sequence ATGGATATCGACTTTGAATCATATATTCGTGGTGTTGAGCCCGATAAGCAAGAAAAGGCTTCTGCATGGAAAACAGCCATTGGTCTGCAAGCTGTAGATGGCTTGAAGACGTCAGACTATCTAAAGGATACTGCACGCAAACATATTGAGGGCGATATTAGCATTGATGAAGTTAAAAAACTGATTAATGGATATTACCAATCGAAGGCTGTACGTACACTGGAAGATGAAGAAATGGAAGAGGCGGACAAGGTTTCTGCCAGCATTGCAAGAATATTGAATGAACAGTCGTTTGCTTTCTCTGTTTCCGGTTTCATTTCCATTCATCGTAGATTGTTTGAAGGTATCTTTAAATTTGCTGGAAAAATCCGTGATTACGATATTACGAAAAAGGAATGGGTACTTCGTAGTGACACCGTGCTATATGCTAATGCAGAAGACTTAAAAGAAGCCTTGGAATATGATTTGGAACAGGAAAAGAACTTTTCGTACAAAGGGCTTTTCATGGACGAAGTAGTCAATCACATTGCTAAGTTCGTCTCTGGCATCTGGCAAATCCATCCCTTTGGTGAAGGTAACACTCGCACCACGGCCGTTTTTACCATCAAGTATTTACGCAGCATTGGATTTGATGTGAACAATTATTTATTTGCCGACAATTCCTGGTATTTCCGAAATGCGCTGGTTCGTGCCAATTACCGAAATGTACGCAAGGGTATTGAGCCGGATATGAGTTTCTTGATCAGTTTTTTCCGAAACTTAATGATGGGTGAACAGAATGAGCTAGAGAATCGCTATATGGTAATTGATGCTTCCAAAGAATGGATTTCAGAACAACACCCTACAAGTACCCTACAAGTACCCTGCAAGTTTCCGACAAGTTCACCTGCTATTCTAAGTCTGATTAATACCTTAGGTGAACAGCAATTATCCATCAAAGAAATGCTGGCAGTTATGCACTTAAAGGATCGTGTGAATTTTATGGATAATTACTTGTCGCCTGCCATGAATGAAGGATTTGTTGTGATGTTATATCCCAACAATCCAAGACACCCTAGGCAAAAGTATTTGTTGACAGCAGAGGGATTAGCCATTTATAAAGTCAAACCATAA
- a CDS encoding helicase-related protein translates to MTTNTLIDNSNERLTLVNTIKEFIVNTNCKSIRIATGYWDIPGTALIYQELKSFLAKNDATLQLLIGSDPIVRSNQLKNPIHKDAKFPQDYIKRDIQTLDVTDCYVDVVRLLQETCKKDEAESKLQIRIYRKDEEGDAQFFHAKCYIFSGAGYAAGIIGSSNFTQKGLEGNSELNYLETNSMIITAQPSEISYSKGHITWFDEKWNISAPWNKTFLEEILKGAPVTKKAEEPPIEDTPLTPYELYIKLLQYKFGDIVDFNQQQLIESYLPPSFDPFTYQIEAVKQCFSIMKEHGGFILADVVGLGKTIVGVLIIKHFLTLPDDDGRERKVLIVTPPAIQSAWKKTIKQFDAGKTDKMESAIDYITTGSIGKLVDDMSDDDLNDIDSGEFSSDIEYKNYGLIIIDESHKFRNSRTSMYKALDDLIAQIGTTIGAYPYIGLLSATPQNNRPSDIQNQIYLFERNHADSTLKKANGGNLEGFFANINRRFAQIIKSPSMVNNGNNPNEILTPEERRKELNKLSGEIRDCVLQDILVRRTRTDVQRFYSDDIKKQGIVFPKISGPHSLEYKMESGLAKLFADTMNLIAPSLDFRFDNSNFLCYYRYRAIEFLKSPEIKLIYKGKNIDADRFSQQLAKIMQINLVKRIESSFSAFKSSLENLRRYTQNMINMWEHNTIFVCPDININEELNPEKNYERTGKLCSFNECANDIRIRIAKLNEKGKNEKGRNQELSCEDFTPNYIDLLRQDLHLIEFLCKRWNAYSNDPKLEEFKLQLRNTLFDKQRNPSQKLVIFSEAIDTVNAIKLAIETTDDSLKTLVITAKNRDESEILISENFDANYKGEWHDDYQVIITTEVLAEGVNLHRANCILNYDTPWNSTRLMQRIGRINRIGSTAPYVYVYNFMPSSQGDAQIQLVQKAYTKLQSFHTLFGEDSQVFTEYEEVIHYDLNKQVNGEESPMEKYIYELKEYKNANPERFDQIAKKEDSLELAIAPTDGNSYFLVRNSQISGLFVRVDADLKCSIISGIDMYNSFRTEENIQAIPLPDDWKQRKAKAELAVNQALSKMNIHAKNSQKATKAKEIITKMKDNIAMSKESRSLLAQAFTFVNKGNYDIIKKIIALDELKNQNGNTLFEFTQEDFDVFLRHEIENIVTNIQHRYGKAQTYIAISK, encoded by the coding sequence ATGACAACAAACACCCTTATTGATAATTCTAACGAACGATTAACGTTGGTAAATACTATAAAGGAATTCATAGTCAATACTAATTGCAAGTCAATAAGGATTGCAACAGGTTATTGGGATATACCAGGTACGGCGTTAATCTATCAAGAGCTAAAGAGTTTCCTAGCTAAAAATGACGCAACCTTACAACTTTTGATCGGAAGCGACCCTATTGTGCGTTCAAACCAACTAAAAAATCCGATCCACAAAGATGCTAAGTTTCCACAAGATTATATAAAAAGAGATATTCAAACATTAGATGTTACTGACTGCTATGTTGATGTAGTACGCTTACTTCAAGAGACTTGTAAAAAGGATGAAGCTGAAAGTAAATTGCAAATTCGAATATACAGGAAAGATGAAGAAGGTGATGCGCAGTTTTTTCATGCGAAATGCTATATATTTAGTGGAGCAGGGTACGCTGCAGGAATTATTGGCAGTAGTAACTTTACACAAAAGGGATTGGAGGGCAACTCTGAATTAAACTATCTTGAAACAAATTCAATGATAATTACAGCTCAGCCAAGTGAAATCTCTTACAGCAAAGGACATATAACGTGGTTTGACGAGAAATGGAATATTTCAGCGCCGTGGAATAAAACCTTTCTTGAAGAAATTCTGAAAGGTGCGCCTGTTACTAAGAAAGCGGAAGAACCACCAATAGAAGATACACCACTAACCCCATATGAGTTATACATAAAACTTCTCCAATATAAATTTGGCGATATTGTAGATTTTAACCAACAGCAATTGATTGAAAGCTATTTACCTCCAAGTTTTGACCCTTTTACTTATCAGATAGAGGCTGTAAAGCAGTGCTTCTCCATTATGAAAGAGCACGGTGGCTTCATTCTTGCTGATGTTGTTGGTTTAGGTAAAACAATCGTTGGAGTTCTAATAATCAAGCATTTCTTAACTCTACCTGATGATGATGGACGTGAGCGTAAAGTCCTTATTGTTACACCTCCTGCTATTCAGTCGGCATGGAAAAAGACTATCAAACAGTTTGATGCAGGTAAAACGGACAAAATGGAGTCTGCAATTGACTATATTACAACTGGTAGTATTGGTAAGCTTGTGGATGATATGAGTGATGATGATCTTAACGACATTGATTCTGGAGAATTCTCATCAGACATTGAATATAAAAATTATGGTTTAATTATTATAGATGAAAGTCATAAATTCCGTAATAGTAGAACTTCAATGTATAAGGCCTTGGACGATTTAATAGCTCAAATAGGAACTACCATAGGTGCTTACCCTTATATTGGTTTGCTTTCTGCGACACCACAAAATAATCGTCCGTCAGATATACAAAATCAGATTTATCTTTTTGAAAGAAATCACGCAGATAGCACACTCAAGAAAGCTAATGGTGGAAATTTGGAAGGCTTCTTTGCTAACATTAACAGACGGTTTGCCCAAATCATAAAATCGCCTTCAATGGTTAATAACGGGAATAATCCAAATGAAATTTTGACTCCAGAAGAACGAAGGAAAGAGCTCAATAAACTTTCAGGTGAAATTCGGGATTGTGTTCTGCAAGATATTTTAGTCAGAAGAACACGTACTGACGTGCAAAGATTTTATAGTGATGATATAAAAAAACAAGGTATTGTTTTTCCCAAAATAAGTGGACCGCATAGTTTGGAATACAAGATGGAAAGTGGATTGGCTAAACTTTTTGCTGATACAATGAATTTAATAGCTCCTTCTCTTGACTTCCGTTTTGATAACAGTAACTTCCTTTGTTATTATCGTTATCGTGCCATTGAATTCTTAAAATCCCCTGAGATTAAGCTTATATATAAGGGAAAGAATATTGATGCAGACCGATTTTCTCAGCAGTTAGCCAAGATTATGCAAATAAATCTGGTTAAACGTATAGAAAGCAGCTTTTCTGCTTTCAAGTCATCGTTAGAGAATTTGCGCCGCTATACACAGAACATGATTAATATGTGGGAACACAATACAATATTTGTCTGCCCGGATATAAATATCAATGAAGAACTCAATCCTGAGAAAAATTACGAACGTACAGGAAAGCTATGTTCATTTAATGAATGTGCAAATGACATACGTATCAGAATTGCAAAACTTAATGAGAAAGGTAAAAACGAAAAAGGACGTAATCAAGAACTTTCTTGCGAAGACTTTACACCCAACTATATAGATTTACTACGTCAGGATCTGCACCTGATAGAATTTTTATGCAAACGCTGGAATGCTTACAGTAACGATCCTAAACTCGAAGAATTTAAGCTTCAATTGCGAAATACCCTTTTTGACAAGCAGCGAAACCCATCTCAAAAGCTTGTAATCTTCAGTGAAGCTATCGACACAGTTAATGCTATTAAACTAGCCATAGAGACTACTGATGATAGTTTGAAAACACTTGTTATAACAGCAAAGAATCGAGATGAAAGTGAAATACTTATTAGCGAAAACTTTGATGCCAATTATAAAGGAGAATGGCATGATGATTATCAAGTAATTATTACAACAGAAGTACTTGCAGAAGGTGTTAATCTTCATCGCGCAAATTGTATTCTCAACTATGACACTCCATGGAATTCAACTCGTCTTATGCAGCGTATCGGTCGTATTAATCGTATTGGTTCAACTGCCCCTTATGTATACGTTTACAACTTCATGCCAAGCTCTCAGGGCGATGCGCAAATTCAACTTGTACAAAAAGCTTATACAAAGTTGCAATCTTTCCATACTCTGTTTGGTGAGGATAGTCAGGTGTTTACTGAATATGAAGAGGTTATACACTATGATCTAAATAAACAAGTAAATGGAGAAGAGTCACCAATGGAGAAGTATATATATGAACTGAAAGAATATAAGAACGCCAATCCAGAACGTTTTGATCAGATTGCAAAAAAAGAAGATAGTTTAGAATTAGCAATTGCACCGACAGATGGGAATAGTTACTTCTTGGTTCGAAATTCTCAAATTTCGGGTTTGTTTGTCCGTGTTGATGCTGATTTGAAGTGTAGTATCATATCTGGTATTGACATGTACAATTCGTTCCGAACTGAAGAGAACATACAAGCTATACCACTTCCTGATGATTGGAAACAACGGAAAGCTAAAGCTGAGCTTGCAGTAAACCAGGCTTTATCTAAGATGAATATACATGCCAAGAATTCACAAAAAGCTACTAAAGCAAAAGAGATTATCACAAAGATGAAAGATAATATTGCCATGTCAAAAGAGTCTCGGAGTCTTTTGGCTCAAGCCTTTACATTTGTAAACAAGGGCAATTATGACATCATCAAGAAAATCATAGCATTAGATGAACTCAAAAATCAAAACGGCAATACACTATTTGAATTTACCCAAGAAGATTTTGACGTTTTTCTACGTCATGAAATAGAGAATATTGTAACTAATATACAGCACCGATATGGAAAAGCCCAAACGTATATAGCGATAAGTAAATAA
- a CDS encoding TaqI-like C-terminal specificity domain-containing protein: MIGNPPYVEAKKLKYIASTLKQRYNIYSGTADLSIYFLELAFNLLSLKGLVYYITTNKFFNTQYGQKVRQLLSIKQIHTILNFEQVEVFEDILVSSVILGVQNIQTMLDNMLTYERFYKLKYSEFKVDFSSRLNNLGCYPQKYLDSEEWSFADISGLLLRNHIRKDSQLLSNIEGIEIYRGVTTGYNPAFIISNNQKDELISQDIHNSDIIKNMLQGRNIRRWYYNESDENLIFIPWHFPLHADSNIKGASSDAEKRFLEGYPSLYAHVLGYKSKLCERNKDETGISYEWYALQRCAASYYNEFEKTEKIIWGLTADKWAFAFDNKKHYLPSNGYILTSKEIPIKYILGILNSKLMRHYFSYIGIMTAGGAYTLKAATIEALPFKTSINYKPIINLVDNILALKNSNPDNDTSILESEIDKLVYKLYGLTDDEIKIIEGNNPLLLFII, from the coding sequence GTGATTGGAAATCCTCCATATGTAGAAGCAAAAAAATTGAAATACATAGCAAGTACCTTAAAACAACGATATAATATCTATTCGGGGACCGCTGATTTAAGCATTTATTTTCTTGAATTGGCATTTAATCTATTGTCATTGAAAGGGCTAGTGTATTACATAACAACAAATAAATTTTTCAATACACAATATGGCCAAAAGGTACGCCAACTACTTTCTATAAAACAGATCCATACAATCTTAAATTTTGAACAAGTAGAAGTGTTTGAAGACATTTTAGTATCTAGCGTTATTCTTGGAGTGCAGAATATTCAGACCATGCTTGATAATATGTTAACATATGAACGTTTTTATAAATTAAAATATTCTGAATTTAAGGTGGATTTTTCATCAAGGCTCAATAACTTAGGCTGTTACCCGCAAAAATATTTAGATTCCGAAGAATGGTCTTTTGCTGATATATCCGGTTTGCTTTTGCGCAATCATATCAGAAAAGATTCTCAACTATTATCGAATATTGAAGGAATTGAAATATATCGAGGTGTAACAACTGGTTATAATCCTGCATTTATAATCTCTAATAATCAGAAAGACGAACTTATATCTCAAGATATTCATAATTCTGATATAATCAAGAATATGCTGCAAGGTCGTAATATTAGAAGATGGTACTACAATGAAAGTGATGAAAATTTAATTTTTATACCATGGCATTTCCCTTTACATGCAGACTCAAATATTAAAGGCGCATCAAGTGATGCAGAAAAGAGATTTTTAGAAGGCTATCCTTCATTATATGCTCATGTTTTAGGCTATAAGAGTAAACTTTGCGAAAGGAACAAAGATGAAACTGGCATAAGTTATGAGTGGTATGCATTACAAAGATGTGCAGCAAGTTATTATAATGAATTTGAAAAAACTGAAAAAATCATTTGGGGGTTAACTGCAGATAAATGGGCTTTTGCTTTTGATAATAAAAAGCATTATTTACCAAGCAATGGCTATATTTTGACATCCAAAGAAATTCCTATTAAATATATATTAGGAATACTTAATAGTAAATTGATGCGTCATTACTTCAGCTATATTGGAATAATGACTGCTGGAGGGGCATATACGTTAAAAGCTGCAACCATTGAGGCCTTGCCGTTTAAAACCTCTATAAATTATAAGCCCATAATAAACTTAGTAGATAACATACTTGCTCTTAAAAATTCAAATCCAGATAATGATACGTCTATTTTGGAATCGGAAATTGATAAATTAGTTTATAAGCTTTATGGTTTGACTGATGATGAAATTAAAATAATAGAAGGGAATAATCCCCTTCTATTATTCATCATCTGA